The Amycolatopsis nigrescens CSC17Ta-90 genomic interval GGGTCCGCGGAGGGCGGCGGCCCCTGGAGTGGCAGCGTGAGCCGGGTCCCGGGCAGTCGCTGGGCGAGTACCTGCGGACCGGCCTTGCCGAGCTGATCGGCGAACTGGCCGCGCACGATCCGAACGCGCGGGCCCCGACCTGGTGGCCGGAGGACCCGACCTACGGGTTCTGGTGCCGCCGGATGGCCCACGAGACCACGATCCACCGGGCGGACGTGCAGGCCGCCACCGGGGCGGAGATCACCGGGATCACCGGGGAGTTCGCGGCCGACGGGGTGGACGAGGTGCTCACGCTCTGGTTCGGCCAGCGGCTGCGGACGCTCGGGCTTTCCGGCACCACCACCGCTTCGGTGGCGGTGCAGACCGGCGGGCACACCTGGATCGCCCGCGCGGGACCCGGCGACACGGTCGCGTGGCGGTGCTCCGCCGGTGAGGCGGAGCAGGCCGATGCGGTGGTCTCGGGTTCCGCAGCGCAGGTCTACCTGTGGCTGTGGGGCCGGGCCGGTCCGACAGCGGTCACGGTGCACGGCGATCACAACGCGAGCGGGCAGCTCTGGGCGCTGCTGCGGCTGGCGACCCGATGACGAGCGTGTGGGGAAGCATTGCTGGTCTCCGGGTTTCCGGCCGCGGCGGGTCCGGGCGCCGCCGTCCTGGCCGGCCGAGTTAGCCGCCCTCGCGCACGGCGAGCATCTGCGCCACCACGTCCGCGAGTAGTCGCTTATCCGCGGGCGGTACCTCTTCGGCCAGCGCCTCCAGCCGGGTGATCACGGCCTGGTGGGCGTCGGCGCCGGTCCGCGAACCCTGTTCGGTCACCGCGATCCGGCAGGCGCGGCGGTCATGGGAGTCGCGTGCGCGGGCCACCAGCCCGCGCCGCTCGACCCGGTCCACCAGTCCGGTCAGGCTCGATTTCTCCAGGTTCAGCAGCCTGCTCAGCTCCGTCATGCCGATCGGGCCGTCGATGAGCATGCACAGCAGCTGAGCCTGCTGGGGCGTGAGTTCCCGCTCCCGGCTGACTTCGGCGAACACCTGCTGCACCAGGTGCGACAGCCGCACCAGTGCGGTGGCGAATCCGATCTCCTTGCCCGTCTCGGTCGCGGCCGTCTCCATGCCGCCGAGTGTAGTTGACGGTTGTTCGTGGTGCGAACTAATGTAGTTCGCATAACCAACAGTACGTACTACGAACTAGGAGCTCCCATGACCGCGACCGTGGCCGTAATCGGCGGGGGATACGGCGGGATCACCGTCGCCAAGGCGTTGGACGACGTGGCCGACGTCGTACTGGTGGAACCCCGGGACGCCTTCGTGCACAACGTGGCCGCCTTGCGCGGCCTGGTCGACCCGGCCTGGACGGACCGGCTCTTCTACCGCTACGACCGGTTGCTCGACCGCGGCCGGGTGGTCCGGGAGCGGGCCGTGCGGGTGGACACCACGGCCGTCACGCTCGGCTCGGGCGAGCGGATCGCGGCGGACTACGTCGTGCTCGCCACCGGATCTACCTACCCGTTCCCGGCCAAGGTCGACGTGCCCGACAGCGCGGCGGCCAAGGCAAGGTTCCACGTCACCCGCGATGCCTTGGTGCGCGCGGAGAACGTGCTCCTGCTCGGCGCGGGGCCGGTGGGGCTCGAACTGGCCGGCGAGCTCAAGGCGGCCTGGCCGGAAAAGGCCGTGACCATCGTCGATCCGGCGGACGACCTCCTCGCCGGCGGTTTCCCCGACGAGTTCCGGGCCGAGCTGCGCCGTCAGCTCGACGAGCTGGGTGTCGAGCTGGTCCTCGGCACGTCCCTGCGCGAGCTGCCGCCGTCCGATCCCGGCGAGGCCAAGACCTTCACCGTGCACACGCGCTCCGGCCGGGAGATCACCGCCGACCTCTGGTTCCGCTGCTTCGGCGTCGTGCCGGTCACCGACTACCTGGCCGGCGACCTCGCCTCCGCACGGCGTGACGGCGGCGACGTCGAGGTCACGCCGCAGCTGCGGCTTCCCGGCCAGGAACGCGTTTTCGCCCTCGGCGACATCACCGCGATCCCGGAGGCCAAGATGGCCAAGGCGGCGGGCGACCACGCCGAGGTGATCGCGGCCAACATCCGGACCCTGATCCAGGGCGGCCAAGAGCTGGTCTCCTATCAGCCCGCGGCGCCCGGTATCGCCCTCCCGCTGGGACCGTCGGGCGGCGCTTCCTACGCGCTCGGCATGGGCATGCTGGGTGCCGAGCAGACCTCGGAGATCAAGGGCGCGGACCTCCGGTCGGGGGTGTACACCGACCTCTTCGGTCTCGCCTGAGCCCGCCAGCCGGGGAACCCGCTAGGTTCGGGCCATGGCAACCCGTCCGGTGAACCTGGTGGTCGACTCGGCACAACCACGAGAGCTGGCCGGGTTCTGGGCCGAGCTGCTCGGCTGGCGGATCGCGCTGGACCTGCCGTCGGAGGTGGCCGTCCGCGCGCCCGCCGCCGACGGCTGGGACCTGGACCTGGTCATGGTTCCGGTACCGGAGGCGAAAACGGCGAAGAACCGGATCCATCTGGACCTGGCCAGCGGCTCGGCCGCCGAGCAGCGGGCACTGGTGGATCGCGCGGTCCGGCTGGGCGCCGAGCCGGTCGACATCGGGCAGGGACCGGTGCCCTGGGTGGTGCTCGCCGACCCGGAGGGCAACGAGTTCTGCGTGCTGGAACCCCGGCCGGAGTACGCCCGCACCGGAGCCGTCGCGGCCATCGTGCTCGATGCCGCGGATCCGGCCGGGCTGGCCGCTTTCTGGGCCGGGGCGACCGGCTGGGTGCTCTCCCGCCGGGCGGATGCGCAGGTGGGCTTGCGCGCGCCGACCGGCAGGGGGCCCTGGCTGGAGCTGTTGGGCGGCGCCGAACCGAAGCGGGGCAAGAACCGCGTGCATCTCGACGTGGCCCCGCCGGCCGGCGGAGGCCACGCCGGCGAGGTCGAACGGCTGGTCCGGCTCGGCGCGCGGACCGCCGACGTGGGTCAGCGGGACGAGCCGTGGCGGGTGCTCGCGGATCCGGAGGGCAACGAGTTCTGCGTGCTCACCCCGCGCTGAGGCCGCCGCCGCTTGTTTCGGATGCGTTGCGGGGCCTGGTGACCCGTCGGGGAGTCATGACAAGCGCGAAACAAACGCGCCCTAGGGCAGCAACAACCGCGGGCGACCGTGGACGGATGGACATCAGTCACGCTCGAAGCGCCGAGGTCACCGAGCTCTCCCGGGCCGGACTGCCGAGTGGTGCAACCGAGGCCACCTCGCTCACCTGGCGGCTCCGCATCCGGGTGGAGGACCGGCCTGGCACGCTCGCCAGGATCGCGATCAGGCTGGCCGACCTGGAGTGCAACATCCTCGGGCTCACCGTGCTGCCGGTGCCCGGCGGGGTGCTGGACGAGATCGTGGTCCGGCCCGCCACCGGGCTGACCAAGCGCCACCTCGTCCGCGCCCTGCGGGACGAGGGCTGCGAATGCTCCGGAATCACCGACGCCGACGTGCGCGAACTGGTGGACACCTCGGCCGCGACGCTCGCCTCGGTCACCCGCGCGGTGCTGGACCCCGAGCGCGTCGCGGAGGTGCTCCGCGAGGTGCTGGCCGCGGACCTGGTCACCCTGGTGCCGGTGGCCGAGGCGAACCGCGGCCGCACCGAAGGCGGCCACCGGGTCGTGTTCGAGCTCGACCCCGGCCGGGTGCTGGTGGCCCGCCGCCGGTGGGCGCCGTTCGTGCAGCTCGAGCTGGCCAGGGCGGACGGGCTGCTCGCCCTGCTCGGCGCGGTGCGGACGAACCCGGCCGGCCCGGTGGCGGTGACCGCCGCGGACGGTGCCGCGCTGGTGCTCCGGCTCGG includes:
- a CDS encoding maleylpyruvate isomerase family mycothiol-dependent enzyme, with amino-acid sequence MRVMPGGPALIDHARLLEALGIEGELLGELAHSAPADAPVPSCPGSTIGETVRHVGSVYRLGLSWVRGGRRPLEWQREPGPGQSLGEYLRTGLAELIGELAAHDPNARAPTWWPEDPTYGFWCRRMAHETTIHRADVQAATGAEITGITGEFAADGVDEVLTLWFGQRLRTLGLSGTTTASVAVQTGGHTWIARAGPGDTVAWRCSAGEAEQADAVVSGSAAQVYLWLWGRAGPTAVTVHGDHNASGQLWALLRLATR
- a CDS encoding MarR family winged helix-turn-helix transcriptional regulator gives rise to the protein METAATETGKEIGFATALVRLSHLVQQVFAEVSRERELTPQQAQLLCMLIDGPIGMTELSRLLNLEKSSLTGLVDRVERRGLVARARDSHDRRACRIAVTEQGSRTGADAHQAVITRLEALAEEVPPADKRLLADVVAQMLAVREGG
- a CDS encoding FAD-dependent oxidoreductase, translated to MTATVAVIGGGYGGITVAKALDDVADVVLVEPRDAFVHNVAALRGLVDPAWTDRLFYRYDRLLDRGRVVRERAVRVDTTAVTLGSGERIAADYVVLATGSTYPFPAKVDVPDSAAAKARFHVTRDALVRAENVLLLGAGPVGLELAGELKAAWPEKAVTIVDPADDLLAGGFPDEFRAELRRQLDELGVELVLGTSLRELPPSDPGEAKTFTVHTRSGREITADLWFRCFGVVPVTDYLAGDLASARRDGGDVEVTPQLRLPGQERVFALGDITAIPEAKMAKAAGDHAEVIAANIRTLIQGGQELVSYQPAAPGIALPLGPSGGASYALGMGMLGAEQTSEIKGADLRSGVYTDLFGLA
- a CDS encoding VOC family protein; protein product: MATRPVNLVVDSAQPRELAGFWAELLGWRIALDLPSEVAVRAPAADGWDLDLVMVPVPEAKTAKNRIHLDLASGSAAEQRALVDRAVRLGAEPVDIGQGPVPWVVLADPEGNEFCVLEPRPEYARTGAVAAIVLDAADPAGLAAFWAGATGWVLSRRADAQVGLRAPTGRGPWLELLGGAEPKRGKNRVHLDVAPPAGGGHAGEVERLVRLGARTADVGQRDEPWRVLADPEGNEFCVLTPR
- a CDS encoding GNAT family N-acetyltransferase; protein product: MDISHARSAEVTELSRAGLPSGATEATSLTWRLRIRVEDRPGTLARIAIRLADLECNILGLTVLPVPGGVLDEIVVRPATGLTKRHLVRALRDEGCECSGITDADVRELVDTSAATLASVTRAVLDPERVAEVLREVLAADLVTLVPVAEANRGRTEGGHRVVFELDPGRVLVARRRWAPFVQLELARADGLLALLGAVRTNPAGPVAVTAADGAALVLRLGEPGDADRVFALHQRCSMNTLFQRYHTGMRTVPRRWLHRLLTPPRGLSLLAMCGRETVGLGQLLPAGPDRAEVSLLVEDSWQRDGVGTALMIRLATLAAIRGHRELVAVCLPGQDAIIRTAVRAGLTAARTGGEPGENGSVRIELPAGFR